A genomic stretch from Streptomyces venezuelae ATCC 10712 includes:
- a CDS encoding TIGR02234 family membrane protein encodes MGYVSAVPVPQPRAARAAVPGGGRRSLAAALFLGALGATVVLLSAGQIWAEGTASVGGGTVPVEADGGTVTGVPTALAIVGLAALFAVFAVRRTGRTLVAALLALSGAGAALAAVLGASDRAALDAEAARISGDTAAAVAGLSHTVWPYVTAAGAVLILLAGLFALRFGKSWPAMGGRYERSGAPRAARKAAQADPDRPEDLWKALDRGEDPTHGA; translated from the coding sequence GTGGGGTACGTGAGTGCCGTACCCGTACCCCAGCCCCGCGCCGCCCGCGCGGCCGTCCCCGGCGGCGGCCGCCGCAGCCTGGCCGCGGCCCTCTTCCTCGGCGCCCTCGGCGCCACCGTCGTCCTGCTCTCCGCGGGCCAGATCTGGGCGGAGGGCACCGCCTCCGTCGGCGGCGGCACCGTCCCCGTCGAGGCCGACGGCGGCACCGTCACCGGCGTGCCGACCGCGCTCGCGATCGTCGGTCTCGCCGCGCTGTTCGCCGTCTTCGCCGTCCGCCGCACCGGCCGCACCCTCGTCGCCGCGCTCCTCGCGCTCAGCGGCGCGGGCGCCGCGCTCGCCGCCGTCCTCGGCGCCTCCGACCGGGCGGCCCTGGACGCCGAGGCCGCCCGCATCAGCGGCGACACGGCCGCCGCCGTGGCCGGGCTGAGCCACACCGTATGGCCGTACGTGACCGCCGCGGGCGCCGTCCTCATCCTGCTCGCCGGCCTCTTCGCGCTGCGCTTCGGCAAGAGCTGGCCCGCGATGGGCGGCCGGTACGAGCGCTCCGGCGCCCCCCGCGCCGCGCGCAAGGCCGCCCAGGCCGACCCCGACCGGCCCGAGGACCTGTGGAAGGCCCTGGACCGCGGCGAGGACCCCACCCACGGCGCGTGA
- the lgt gene encoding prolipoprotein diacylglyceryl transferase: MDLAYIPSPSTGVINLGPIPLRGYAFCIIIGVFVAVWYGNKRWIARGGTAGTVADIAVWAVPFGLVGGRLYHVITDYQLYFSEGENWVDAFKIWEGGLGIWGAIALGAVGAWIGCRRRGIPLPAYADAIAPGIAFAQAIGRWGNWFNQELYGKPTDLPWALKITESANREAGLYHPTFLYESLWCVGVAVLVIWADRRFKLGHGRAFALYVAAYCAGRAWIEYMRVDEAHHVLGLRLNVWTAIIVFALAVAYMVISARVRPGREEVVEPKAAKAAAEAAADGDDDVADAAPDLEKRTDASGDSADSGDSGDSAGDVEHGADNGAGSAAKS; the protein is encoded by the coding sequence ATGGACCTTGCCTACATTCCCAGCCCGTCGACCGGCGTGATCAACCTCGGACCGATCCCGCTGCGCGGCTATGCCTTCTGCATCATCATCGGTGTCTTCGTCGCCGTCTGGTACGGCAACAAGCGCTGGATCGCCCGGGGCGGCACCGCCGGCACCGTGGCCGACATCGCCGTCTGGGCGGTGCCCTTCGGCCTCGTCGGCGGACGCCTCTACCACGTGATCACCGACTACCAGCTGTACTTCAGCGAGGGTGAGAACTGGGTCGACGCCTTCAAGATCTGGGAGGGCGGCCTCGGTATCTGGGGCGCCATCGCGCTCGGTGCGGTGGGCGCCTGGATCGGCTGCCGCCGACGGGGCATCCCGCTCCCGGCGTACGCCGACGCCATCGCCCCCGGCATCGCGTTCGCCCAGGCCATCGGCCGCTGGGGCAACTGGTTCAACCAGGAGCTCTACGGCAAGCCGACCGACCTGCCCTGGGCGCTGAAGATCACCGAGAGCGCGAACCGCGAGGCCGGGCTCTACCACCCGACCTTCCTGTACGAGTCGCTCTGGTGCGTCGGCGTCGCCGTCCTGGTCATCTGGGCCGACCGCCGCTTCAAGCTGGGCCACGGGCGCGCCTTCGCGCTGTACGTGGCCGCGTACTGCGCGGGCCGGGCCTGGATCGAGTACATGCGCGTCGACGAGGCGCACCACGTGCTCGGACTGCGGCTGAACGTGTGGACGGCGATCATCGTCTTCGCCCTCGCCGTGGCCTACATGGTGATCTCGGCGCGGGTCCGTCCGGGCCGCGAGGAGGTCGTGGAGCCGAAGGCCGCGAAGGCCGCCGCCGAGGCCGCTGCCGATGGCGACGACGATGTCGCGGACGCCGCTCCGGACCTGGAGAAGCGCACCGACGCCTCGGGAGATTCGGCCGACTCGGGCGACTCCGGCGACTCCGCCGGGGACGTGGAGCACGGGGCCGACAACGGCGCCGGGTCCGCCGCCAAGAGCTGA
- the hisI gene encoding phosphoribosyl-AMP cyclohydrolase — translation MSSNLDPAISARLKRSPDGLVPAIAQQYDTGEVLMLGWMDDEALHRTLTTGRCTYWSRSRQEYWVKGDTSGHVQHVKAVALDCDADTLLVKVDQVGAACHTGARTCFDADVLPVSGSAADPVSE, via the coding sequence ATGAGCAGCAATCTCGACCCGGCCATCTCCGCCCGGCTCAAGCGCAGCCCCGACGGGCTCGTCCCCGCCATCGCCCAGCAGTACGACACCGGCGAGGTGCTGATGCTCGGCTGGATGGACGACGAGGCCCTGCACCGCACCCTCACCACCGGCCGCTGCACCTACTGGTCCCGCAGCCGCCAGGAGTACTGGGTCAAGGGCGACACCTCCGGCCACGTCCAGCACGTCAAGGCCGTCGCCCTCGACTGCGACGCCGACACCCTCCTCGTCAAGGTCGACCAGGTCGGCGCCGCCTGCCACACCGGCGCCCGGACCTGCTTCGACGCCGATGTGCTCCCCGTCTCCGGGTCCGCCGCGGACCCCGTGTCCGAGTAG
- the trpM gene encoding tryptophan biosynthesis modulator TrpM, with protein sequence MTRRRATPTPPGTARGTVGVPGGRLRTAAETVPAPHAPLARGCRPRGCRAPARRVHGRRVRYVIGDEPGQVNGMRWRRRVARPTTNDSDA encoded by the coding sequence ATGACCCGCCGCCGCGCCACGCCGACCCCTCCGGGCACCGCCCGGGGGACCGTCGGCGTGCCGGGCGGCAGGCTGCGTACCGCGGCCGAGACCGTACCCGCGCCGCACGCCCCGCTGGCCAGGGGCTGCCGTCCGCGTGGCTGCCGCGCGCCCGCCCGCCGTGTCCACGGCCGCCGGGTGCGGTATGTCATCGGCGACGAGCCGGGCCAGGTCAACGGCATGCGATGGCGCCGGCGCGTCGCGCGCCCCACCACGAACGACAGCGACGCCTAG
- a CDS encoding HpcH/HpaI aldolase/citrate lyase family protein: MSLPLTWLYAPGDRPEVVRKALVSGADVVIVDLEDAVAPDRKAYALDATVDLLADSHPVPVHVRVHTPHDIPTLAPLPGLHGLRVPKVTHPTDIHRIAELAPGLPLYPLLESALAVEHAYALATAHPAVRGIALGEADLRADLGVRDDSALDWARGRVVVAARAAALPPPAQSVHPDIGDLEALAAGCARGRTLGFFGRAAIHPRQLPVIERAYLPTPEEVDAAREVVAAAGSGAGAQALPDGRFVDAAVVAGAHRVLALAARTA, encoded by the coding sequence ATGAGCCTCCCCCTCACCTGGCTGTACGCCCCGGGCGACCGGCCCGAGGTGGTCCGCAAGGCCCTCGTCTCCGGCGCCGACGTGGTCATCGTGGATCTGGAGGACGCGGTCGCCCCGGACCGCAAGGCGTACGCCCTCGACGCCACGGTCGATCTGCTCGCGGACTCCCACCCGGTCCCGGTCCACGTCCGTGTCCACACCCCGCACGACATCCCCACCCTGGCCCCCCTCCCCGGCCTCCACGGTCTTCGTGTTCCCAAGGTGACACACCCCACTGACATCCACCGGATCGCCGAGCTCGCCCCGGGCCTCCCCCTCTACCCGCTCCTGGAGAGCGCCCTCGCCGTGGAGCACGCGTACGCCCTCGCCACGGCCCACCCCGCCGTCCGGGGGATCGCCCTGGGCGAGGCCGATCTCCGCGCCGATCTGGGCGTGCGGGACGACAGCGCTCTCGACTGGGCGCGCGGCCGCGTGGTCGTCGCGGCCCGTGCGGCGGCCCTCCCGCCCCCGGCGCAGTCGGTGCATCCCGACATCGGCGACCTGGAGGCGCTGGCGGCCGGCTGCGCCCGCGGCCGGACCCTGGGCTTCTTCGGCCGGGCGGCGATCCACCCCCGGCAGCTCCCCGTCATCGAACGCGCCTACCTGCCCACCCCCGAGGAGGTCGACGCCGCGCGTGAGGTCGTCGCGGCGGCCGGTTCGGGCGCGGGCGCCCAGGCCCTCCCGGACGGCCGCTTCGTCGACGCGGCGGTGGTGGCGGGCGCCCACCGGGTCCTCGCGCTCGCGGCGCGGACGGCCTGA
- a CDS encoding DUF2752 domain-containing protein gives MDPQPTAGAVTDTSSTRPGEPAGGPVPPASPPPPTAAPQHAQAHAPAWPGPGGPVPPPPRSLARRLLAPVATLAGVAAAFAYVGTVDPNEPGHYPVCPLLRFTGIYCPGCGGLRSAHAFVHGDLPAALGANALAVVGYGLFAVLMAVWLIRAIRGVPMRLAASPVLWWGVGAVLALFTLVRNLPFGSALAP, from the coding sequence GTGGACCCGCAGCCGACGGCCGGAGCCGTGACCGACACATCCAGCACCCGACCGGGTGAACCCGCGGGCGGTCCCGTACCGCCGGCGTCACCGCCACCGCCGACGGCCGCGCCCCAGCACGCGCAGGCGCACGCGCCCGCGTGGCCCGGCCCCGGGGGCCCCGTGCCGCCGCCGCCCCGGTCGCTCGCGCGTCGGCTCCTCGCCCCGGTCGCGACGCTCGCCGGGGTCGCCGCCGCCTTCGCGTACGTCGGGACCGTCGACCCCAACGAGCCGGGGCACTACCCCGTCTGCCCGCTGCTCCGCTTCACCGGCATCTACTGCCCCGGCTGCGGCGGCCTCCGCAGCGCCCACGCCTTCGTCCACGGCGACCTCCCCGCCGCCCTCGGCGCCAACGCCCTCGCCGTCGTCGGCTACGGACTCTTCGCCGTCCTCATGGCCGTCTGGCTGATTCGTGCCATCCGCGGGGTCCCCATGCGCCTCGCGGCCTCCCCGGTCCTGTGGTGGGGCGTCGGGGCCGTCCTCGCCCTCTTCACCCTGGTCCGGAACCTTCCCTTCGGCTCCGCACTGGCCCCCTGA
- the trpA gene encoding tryptophan synthase subunit alpha, translating into MTTGNIQLLSDTLAKAKAENRAALIAYLPAGFPTVDGGIAAIKAAFDGGADVVEVGLPHSDPVLDGPVIQTADDIALRGGVKIADVMRTVREAHEATGKPVLVMTYWNPIDRYGIERFTEELAAAGGAGCILPDLPVQESAVWRENADKHGLATVFVVAPSSKDERLATITAAGSGFVYAASLMGVTGTRESVGEQAADLVRRARAAAAPGRELPVCVGLGVSNATQAKEVAAFADGVIVGSAFVKRILDADGDENAGLAAVKELAAELAEGVRRVS; encoded by the coding sequence GTGACGACCGGGAACATCCAGCTGCTCAGCGACACCCTCGCCAAGGCGAAGGCGGAGAACCGGGCCGCGCTCATCGCGTACCTCCCGGCCGGCTTCCCGACCGTCGACGGCGGCATCGCGGCGATCAAGGCCGCCTTCGACGGCGGCGCGGACGTGGTCGAGGTCGGCCTCCCGCACAGCGACCCGGTCCTCGACGGGCCGGTCATCCAGACCGCCGACGACATCGCCCTGCGCGGCGGCGTCAAGATCGCCGACGTCATGCGCACGGTCCGCGAGGCCCACGAGGCCACCGGCAAGCCGGTCCTCGTCATGACGTACTGGAACCCCATCGACCGGTACGGCATCGAGCGCTTCACCGAGGAGCTCGCGGCGGCCGGCGGCGCGGGCTGCATCCTGCCCGACCTGCCGGTCCAGGAGTCCGCGGTCTGGCGCGAGAACGCCGACAAGCACGGTCTCGCCACCGTCTTCGTCGTCGCGCCCAGCAGCAAGGACGAGCGCCTCGCCACCATCACGGCGGCCGGCTCCGGCTTCGTCTACGCCGCCTCCCTCATGGGCGTCACCGGTACCCGGGAGTCGGTCGGCGAGCAGGCGGCCGACCTGGTCCGCCGCGCCCGGGCCGCCGCCGCGCCCGGCCGGGAGCTCCCCGTCTGCGTCGGCCTCGGCGTCTCCAACGCCACCCAGGCGAAGGAGGTCGCGGCCTTCGCCGACGGCGTCATCGTCGGCTCCGCGTTCGTGAAGCGGATCCTCGACGCCGACGGCGACGAGAACGCGGGACTCGCCGCCGTAAAGGAACTGGCGGCCGAACTCGCCGAGGGTGTCCGGCGCGTTTCGTAA
- a CDS encoding HGxxPAAW family protein: protein MAGSAHGHTPAAWTGVIISFIGFCVAGVFMVAANVPGFWAGVGVIVLGGIVGGAMKVAGLGMPKESASVTAAREAATLQARS, encoded by the coding sequence ATGGCGGGCAGCGCCCACGGACACACCCCGGCCGCCTGGACCGGTGTCATCATCTCCTTCATCGGCTTCTGCGTCGCCGGAGTCTTCATGGTGGCCGCCAACGTGCCCGGTTTCTGGGCGGGCGTGGGTGTCATCGTGCTCGGCGGCATCGTCGGCGGCGCGATGAAGGTGGCGGGTCTCGGCATGCCGAAGGAGTCGGCCTCCGTCACCGCCGCCCGCGAGGCCGCGACGCTCCAGGCCCGTTCCTGA
- the trpB gene encoding tryptophan synthase subunit beta has product MSSEFFIPDPEGQVPTAEGYFGAYGGKFIPEALVAAVDEVAVEYDKAKSDPEFARELNDLMVNYTGRPSALTEVPRFAEHAGGARIFLKREDLNHTGSHKINNVLGQALLTKRMGKTRVIAETGAGQHGVATATACALFGLDCTIYMGEVDTQRQALNVARMRMLGAEVVAVTSGSRTLKDAINEAFRDWVANVDRTHYLFGTVAGPHPFPAMVRDFHRVIGVEARRQILERAGRLPDAAIACVGGGSNAIGLFHAFVPDADVRLIGCEPAGHGVETGEHAATLTAGEPGILHGSRSYVLQDDEGQITEPYSISAGLDYPGIGPEHAYLKDSGRGEYRAVTDDAAMQALRLLSRTEGIIPAIESAHALAGALEVGKELGKDALLVVNLSGRGDKDMDTAARYFGLYDGEGSK; this is encoded by the coding sequence ATGTCCAGCGAGTTCTTCATTCCCGACCCGGAGGGTCAGGTCCCGACCGCCGAGGGCTACTTCGGCGCCTACGGCGGCAAGTTCATCCCGGAGGCCCTCGTCGCCGCCGTCGACGAGGTCGCCGTCGAGTACGACAAGGCCAAGTCCGACCCGGAGTTCGCCCGCGAGCTCAACGACCTGATGGTCAACTACACGGGCCGTCCGAGCGCCCTCACCGAGGTCCCGCGGTTCGCGGAGCACGCCGGCGGCGCCCGGATCTTCCTCAAGCGCGAGGACCTGAACCACACCGGCTCGCACAAGATCAACAACGTGCTCGGCCAGGCCCTGCTGACCAAGCGCATGGGCAAGACGAGGGTCATCGCGGAGACCGGCGCCGGCCAGCACGGCGTGGCCACCGCCACCGCCTGCGCCCTCTTCGGCCTCGACTGCACCATCTACATGGGCGAGGTCGACACCCAGCGCCAGGCCCTCAACGTGGCCCGGATGCGGATGCTCGGCGCCGAGGTGGTGGCCGTGACGTCCGGCAGCCGCACGCTCAAGGACGCGATCAACGAGGCCTTCCGCGACTGGGTCGCGAACGTGGACCGGACGCACTACCTGTTCGGCACCGTCGCGGGACCGCACCCCTTCCCCGCCATGGTCCGCGACTTCCACCGGGTGATCGGCGTCGAGGCCCGCCGCCAGATCCTGGAGCGCGCCGGCCGCCTCCCCGACGCGGCGATCGCCTGCGTCGGCGGCGGCTCCAACGCCATCGGCCTCTTCCACGCCTTCGTCCCGGACGCGGACGTGCGCCTGATCGGCTGCGAGCCGGCCGGCCACGGCGTCGAGACCGGCGAGCACGCGGCCACCCTCACCGCCGGCGAGCCGGGCATCCTGCACGGCTCGCGGTCGTACGTCCTCCAGGACGACGAGGGCCAGATCACCGAGCCGTACTCGATCTCGGCGGGCCTCGACTACCCCGGCATCGGCCCGGAGCACGCCTACCTCAAGGACAGCGGCCGCGGCGAGTACCGCGCCGTCACCGACGACGCCGCCATGCAGGCGCTGCGGCTGCTCTCCCGCACGGAGGGCATCATCCCCGCCATCGAGTCGGCGCACGCCCTCGCCGGAGCCCTGGAGGTCGGCAAGGAGCTCGGCAAGGACGCCCTGCTCGTCGTCAACCTCTCCGGGCGCGGCGACAAGGACATGGACACGGCCGCCCGCTACTTCGGCCTGTACGACGGGGAGGGCTCCAAGTGA
- a CDS encoding CaiB/BaiF CoA transferase family protein: protein MTTTPHSPTAPPAAGPVPAPPAQAPQGPLRGLRVLDLATLFAGPLAAMMLGDFGADVVKVEHPRKPDPSRGHGPAKDGIGLWWKVLGRNKRAITLDLSSPGGRDTLLALAADADVIVENFRPGTLERWGLGWEELSTVNPRLVLARVTGFGQFGPYAHRPGFGTLAEAMSGFAAITGEPEGPPTLPPFGLADSIAALATAYAVMTALTARTTTGRGQVVDMAIIEPMLAVIGPHPLWYDQLGYVQPRTGNRSRNNAPRNTYRTSDGSWVAVSTSAQSIAERVLRLVGRPELIDEPWFADGAGRAEHADVLDEAVGSWIARRTRDDVMAAFEKAEAAIAPVYDVRDVVTDPQYQALGTVTEVRDPELGPIKMQNVLFRLSETPGAIRWPGRPHGADTAAVLAELGLTPAEIDALRDQGAV from the coding sequence ATGACCACCACACCGCACTCCCCCACGGCACCCCCCGCCGCCGGCCCCGTGCCCGCACCCCCCGCTCAGGCGCCCCAGGGCCCCCTGCGGGGCCTGCGCGTCCTGGATCTCGCGACCCTCTTCGCCGGCCCCCTCGCGGCCATGATGCTCGGCGACTTCGGCGCCGACGTCGTCAAGGTCGAGCACCCCCGCAAGCCCGACCCGTCCCGCGGCCACGGCCCCGCCAAGGACGGCATCGGTCTCTGGTGGAAGGTCCTCGGCCGCAACAAGCGGGCGATCACCCTCGATCTGTCCTCCCCCGGCGGCCGCGACACCCTGCTCGCGCTGGCCGCCGACGCGGACGTGATCGTGGAGAACTTCCGACCCGGCACCCTGGAACGCTGGGGTCTGGGCTGGGAGGAGCTCTCCACCGTCAACCCCCGTCTGGTCCTCGCCCGCGTCACTGGCTTCGGCCAGTTCGGCCCGTACGCCCACCGGCCCGGTTTCGGCACCCTCGCCGAGGCGATGAGCGGCTTCGCCGCCATCACCGGCGAGCCCGAGGGCCCGCCGACCCTGCCCCCCTTCGGCCTCGCCGACTCGATCGCCGCCCTCGCCACGGCGTACGCGGTGATGACCGCGCTCACCGCGAGGACGACCACCGGGCGCGGCCAGGTCGTCGACATGGCGATCATCGAACCGATGCTCGCGGTCATCGGACCCCACCCCCTCTGGTACGACCAGCTCGGCTATGTCCAGCCCCGCACGGGCAACCGCTCCCGCAACAACGCGCCCCGCAACACCTACCGGACCTCCGACGGCTCGTGGGTCGCGGTCTCCACCTCCGCCCAGTCGATCGCCGAGCGGGTCCTGCGGCTCGTCGGCCGCCCGGAGCTGATCGACGAGCCCTGGTTCGCCGACGGCGCCGGGCGCGCCGAGCACGCGGACGTCCTGGACGAGGCGGTCGGGTCCTGGATCGCCCGCCGCACCCGGGACGACGTCATGGCGGCGTTCGAGAAGGCCGAGGCGGCGATCGCCCCGGTCTACGACGTCCGGGACGTCGTCACCGACCCCCAGTACCAGGCGCTCGGCACCGTCACCGAGGTGCGGGACCCCGAACTCGGCCCGATCAAGATGCAGAACGTCCTCTTCCGCCTGTCCGAGACACCCGGCGCCATCCGCTGGCCCGGCCGCCCGCACGGCGCCGACACCGCCGCCGTCCTCGCCGAACTCGGCCTCACGCCCGCCGAGATCGACGCCCTGCGCGACCAGGGGGCGGTATGA
- a CDS encoding anthranilate synthase component I: protein MDLDTFRKLAADRRVIPVSRRLLADGDTPVGLYRKLAAERPGTFLLESAENGRSWSRYSFIGVRSDATLTVRDGEAHWLGTPPVGVPTDGDPLHALRATVETLHTPRDLASGMPPFTGGMVGYLGYDIVRRLEKIGDSTRDDLELPELTMLLTSDLAVLDHWDGSVLLIANAINHNDLETGVEEAYAHAVARLDAMEADLARPVATAPTALPASELPSFEDGTVSALWGGPAYQDAVEDIKERIRAGEAFQVVPSQRFETRCTASALDVYRVLRATNPSPYMYLFRFENGFDVVGSSPEALVKVEDGHALLHPIAGTRHRGATPQEDHDLAEELLADPKERAEHLMLVDLGRNDLGRVCTPGSVEVVDFMSVERYSHVMHIVSTVTGEVAEGRTAFDVLTACFPAGTLSGAPKPRAMQIIEELEPSRRGLYGGCVGYLDFAGDADTAIAIRTALLRDGTAYVQAGAGVVADSDPVAEDNECRNKAAAVLRAVHTANRMNTV from the coding sequence ATGGATCTCGACACCTTCCGCAAGCTGGCGGCCGACCGCCGCGTCATCCCCGTCAGCCGCCGGCTGCTCGCGGACGGCGACACCCCGGTCGGGCTCTACCGCAAGCTCGCCGCCGAACGGCCCGGCACCTTCCTCCTCGAATCCGCGGAGAACGGCCGCAGCTGGTCCCGCTACTCCTTCATCGGGGTCCGCAGCGACGCCACCCTCACGGTGCGGGACGGCGAGGCCCACTGGCTGGGCACCCCGCCCGTCGGCGTCCCCACGGACGGCGACCCGCTGCACGCCCTGCGCGCCACCGTCGAGACCCTCCACACTCCCCGCGACCTCGCCTCGGGCATGCCCCCGTTCACCGGCGGCATGGTCGGCTACCTCGGGTACGACATCGTCCGCAGGCTGGAGAAGATCGGCGACTCCACCCGGGACGACCTGGAGCTCCCCGAGCTGACCATGCTCCTCACCAGCGACCTCGCGGTCCTCGACCACTGGGACGGCTCGGTCCTGCTGATCGCCAACGCGATCAACCACAACGACCTGGAGACCGGCGTCGAGGAGGCGTACGCGCACGCCGTCGCCCGGCTCGACGCCATGGAGGCCGACCTGGCCCGCCCGGTCGCCACCGCCCCCACCGCCCTGCCCGCCTCCGAACTGCCCAGTTTTGAGGACGGCACAGTCTCGGCGCTCTGGGGCGGCCCGGCCTACCAGGACGCCGTCGAGGACATCAAGGAGCGCATCCGGGCCGGCGAGGCCTTCCAGGTCGTGCCCTCGCAGCGCTTCGAGACCCGCTGCACCGCCTCCGCACTCGACGTCTACCGGGTCCTGCGGGCCACCAACCCGTCCCCGTACATGTACCTCTTCCGCTTCGAGAACGGCTTCGACGTCGTCGGCTCCAGCCCCGAGGCCCTGGTCAAGGTCGAGGACGGCCACGCGCTGCTCCACCCCATCGCCGGCACCCGGCACCGCGGCGCCACCCCGCAGGAGGACCACGACCTCGCCGAGGAGCTGCTCGCCGACCCCAAGGAGCGCGCCGAGCACCTCATGCTCGTCGACCTCGGCCGCAACGACCTGGGCCGCGTCTGCACGCCCGGCTCCGTCGAGGTCGTCGACTTCATGTCCGTCGAGCGCTACTCGCACGTCATGCACATCGTCTCCACCGTGACCGGCGAGGTCGCCGAGGGACGGACCGCCTTCGACGTCCTCACCGCCTGCTTCCCGGCCGGCACCCTCTCCGGCGCGCCCAAGCCCCGCGCCATGCAGATCATCGAGGAGCTCGAACCCTCCCGGCGCGGCCTGTACGGCGGATGTGTCGGTTATCTCGATTTCGCCGGGGACGCCGACACCGCGATCGCCATCCGCACCGCCCTGCTCCGGGACGGCACCGCGTATGTGCAGGCCGGAGCGGGTGTCGTCGCCGATTCCGACCCGGTCGCCGAGGACAACGAGTGCCGGAACAAGGCCGCGGCGGTCCTGCGGGCCGTCCACACCGCCAACCGGATGAACACGGTCTGA
- a CDS encoding DsbA family protein, whose translation MSQKNSGDGNRSARERLQQQREREKAREKQRRILIVSAAVVGVLGLAAVVGVIAAGGDKDSGSDKAGPVVAPTGATEEDGKPAIPTGKADAPSTLAIWEDFRCPACAQFENAFRDTIHELEATGALKAEYHLATLIDGNMGGSGSLRAANAAACAQDAGKFTAYHDTLYINQPPETDDAFGKNDKLIELAAKVPGLDTPAFRGCVNDGTHDSWVAKSNEAFRNGGFRGTPSVLLNGESIFPQKGNEQISPENLKKWVAEANKGKKPGTASPSAG comes from the coding sequence GTGAGCCAGAAGAACAGTGGTGACGGTAATCGGAGCGCGCGGGAGCGCCTCCAGCAGCAGCGCGAGCGCGAGAAGGCCCGCGAGAAGCAGCGGCGGATCCTGATCGTGTCCGCGGCGGTGGTCGGCGTCCTCGGCCTCGCCGCGGTCGTCGGCGTGATCGCCGCCGGGGGAGACAAGGACAGCGGATCGGACAAGGCGGGCCCGGTCGTCGCGCCGACCGGCGCGACCGAGGAGGACGGCAAGCCGGCCATCCCGACCGGCAAGGCGGACGCCCCGTCGACGCTGGCGATCTGGGAGGACTTCCGCTGCCCGGCGTGCGCCCAGTTCGAGAACGCGTTCCGGGACACGATCCACGAGCTGGAGGCCACCGGCGCGCTGAAGGCCGAGTACCACCTCGCCACCCTCATCGACGGGAACATGGGCGGCAGCGGCTCGCTGCGCGCGGCGAACGCGGCGGCCTGCGCCCAGGACGCGGGGAAGTTCACCGCGTACCACGACACGCTCTACATCAACCAGCCACCGGAGACGGACGACGCCTTCGGGAAGAACGACAAGCTGATCGAGCTGGCGGCGAAGGTACCCGGGCTCGACACGCCCGCCTTCCGCGGCTGTGTCAACGACGGCACGCACGACAGCTGGGTGGCCAAGTCGAACGAGGCCTTCCGGAACGGCGGCTTCCGCGGCACGCCCTCCGTCCTCCTGAACGGAGAATCGATCTTCCCGCAGAAGGGGAACGAGCAGATCTCCCCGGAGAACCTGAAGAAGTGGGTCGCCGAGGCCAACAAGGGCAAGAAGCCCGGCACGGCCTCCCCGTCCGCCGGTTAG
- the trpC gene encoding indole-3-glycerol phosphate synthase TrpC yields the protein MSVLDEIIEGVRADLAERQARVTLDELKERAAKAPQAKDGVAALRGDGVKVICEVKRSSPSKGALAAIADPAGLAADYEAGGAAVISVLTEQRRFGGSLADLEAVRAKVDIPVLRKDFIVTAYQLWEARAYGADLALLIVAALEQEALVSLIERAESIGLTPLVEVHDEEEVERAVDAGARIIGVNARNLKTLKVDRSTFERVAPEIPAHIVKVAESGVRGPHDLIAYANAGADAVLVGESLVTGRDPKAAVADLVAAGAHPALRHGRS from the coding sequence GTGAGTGTGCTCGACGAGATCATCGAAGGCGTGCGCGCCGACCTCGCAGAGCGGCAGGCGCGGGTCACCCTCGACGAGCTCAAGGAGCGCGCCGCCAAGGCGCCGCAGGCCAAGGACGGCGTCGCCGCACTGCGCGGCGACGGCGTCAAGGTGATCTGCGAGGTCAAGCGCTCCAGCCCGTCCAAGGGCGCACTCGCCGCGATCGCCGACCCGGCCGGACTCGCCGCGGACTACGAGGCGGGCGGCGCGGCCGTCATCTCCGTCCTCACCGAGCAGCGCCGCTTCGGCGGCTCGCTCGCGGACCTGGAGGCCGTCCGCGCCAAGGTCGACATCCCCGTCCTGCGCAAGGACTTCATCGTCACCGCGTACCAGCTCTGGGAGGCCCGGGCGTACGGAGCCGACCTCGCGCTCCTCATCGTCGCCGCCCTGGAGCAGGAGGCGCTGGTCTCCCTCATCGAGCGCGCCGAGTCCATCGGGCTCACCCCGCTCGTCGAGGTGCACGACGAGGAGGAGGTCGAGCGGGCCGTCGACGCCGGCGCCCGGATCATCGGCGTCAACGCGCGCAACCTCAAGACCCTCAAGGTCGACCGCTCCACCTTCGAGCGCGTCGCCCCCGAGATCCCCGCGCACATCGTCAAGGTCGCCGAGTCCGGCGTCCGGGGCCCGCACGACCTCATCGCCTACGCCAACGCGGGCGCGGACGCGGTCCTGGTCGGCGAGTCCCTCGTCACCGGCCGCGACCCCAAGGCCGCCGTCGCCGACCTCGTCGCCGCCGGCGCCCACCCCGCCCTCCGGCACGGCCGGAGCTGA